The Muntiacus reevesi chromosome 10, mMunRee1.1, whole genome shotgun sequence genome has a segment encoding these proteins:
- the CARD19 gene encoding caspase recruitment domain-containing protein 19 isoform X2, whose protein sequence is MTEQTYCDRLVQDTPFLTGLGRLSEQQVDRIILQLNRYYPQILSNKDAEKFRNPKVSLRLRLCDLLGHLQRSGERDCQEFYRALYIHAQPLHSCLPSRHALRPVAFLTCLGLAAGLALLIYCCPPDPKVLPGARRVLGFSPVIIDRHVSRFLLAFLTDDLGGL, encoded by the exons aGCAAACCTACTGTGATCGCCTAGTCCAGGACACTCCTTTCCTCACCGGCCTCGGACGCCTGAGTGAGCAGCAGGTGGACAGGATTATCCTCCAGCTAAACCGCTACTATCCCCAGATCCTCAGCAACAAGGACGCAGAAAAG TTCCGGAACCCCAAGGTGTCTCTGCGACTGCGTCTCTGCGACCTCTTGGGCCACCTGCAGCGGAGCGGTGAGCGGGATTGCCAGGAGTTCTACCGGGCCCTGTACATCCACGCCCAGCCGCTGCACAGCTGTTTGCCTAGCCGGCACGCCCTGC GACCTGTGGCTTTCCTGACCTGCCTCGGCCTGGCCGCAGGCCTGGCGCTCCTCATCTACTGCTGCCCTCCAG ACCCCAAGGTGCTGCCAGGGGCCCGGCGTGTCCTGGGCTTCTCCCCTGTCATCATTGACAGGCACGTCAGCCGCTTCCTGCTGGCCTTTCTCACAGATGACCTGGGGGGCCTCTGA
- the CARD19 gene encoding caspase recruitment domain-containing protein 19 isoform X3 produces MTEQTYCDRLVQDTPFLTGLGRLSEQQVDRIILQLNRYYPQILSNKDAEKFRNPKVSLRLRLCDLLGHLQRSGERDCQEFYRALYIHAQPLHSCLPSRHALRKTCGFPDLPRPGRRPGAPHLLLPSRWVLPGQASASPLHILGLSPAQWTEAHP; encoded by the exons aGCAAACCTACTGTGATCGCCTAGTCCAGGACACTCCTTTCCTCACCGGCCTCGGACGCCTGAGTGAGCAGCAGGTGGACAGGATTATCCTCCAGCTAAACCGCTACTATCCCCAGATCCTCAGCAACAAGGACGCAGAAAAG TTCCGGAACCCCAAGGTGTCTCTGCGACTGCGTCTCTGCGACCTCTTGGGCCACCTGCAGCGGAGCGGTGAGCGGGATTGCCAGGAGTTCTACCGGGCCCTGTACATCCACGCCCAGCCGCTGCACAGCTGTTTGCCTAGCCGGCACGCCCTGCGTAA GACCTGTGGCTTTCCTGACCTGCCTCGGCCTGGCCGCAGGCCTGGCGCTCCTCATCTACTGCTGCCCTCCAGGTGGGTGCTGCCGGGCCAGGCCTCGGCCAGCCCTCTCCACATCCTGGGGCTGAGCCCTGCCCAGTGGACGGAGGCCCACCCCTGA
- the CARD19 gene encoding caspase recruitment domain-containing protein 19 isoform X1 yields MTEQTYCDRLVQDTPFLTGLGRLSEQQVDRIILQLNRYYPQILSNKDAEKFRNPKVSLRLRLCDLLGHLQRSGERDCQEFYRALYIHAQPLHSCLPSRHALQNSDCTELDSGTASRELSDRGPVAFLTCLGLAAGLALLIYCCPPDPKVLPGARRVLGFSPVIIDRHVSRFLLAFLTDDLGGL; encoded by the exons aGCAAACCTACTGTGATCGCCTAGTCCAGGACACTCCTTTCCTCACCGGCCTCGGACGCCTGAGTGAGCAGCAGGTGGACAGGATTATCCTCCAGCTAAACCGCTACTATCCCCAGATCCTCAGCAACAAGGACGCAGAAAAG TTCCGGAACCCCAAGGTGTCTCTGCGACTGCGTCTCTGCGACCTCTTGGGCCACCTGCAGCGGAGCGGTGAGCGGGATTGCCAGGAGTTCTACCGGGCCCTGTACATCCACGCCCAGCCGCTGCACAGCTGTTTGCCTAGCCGGCACGCCCTGC AGAACTCAGATTGCACAGAGCTAGACTCGGGCACCGCAAGCCGTGAGCTCAGTGACAGGG GACCTGTGGCTTTCCTGACCTGCCTCGGCCTGGCCGCAGGCCTGGCGCTCCTCATCTACTGCTGCCCTCCAG ACCCCAAGGTGCTGCCAGGGGCCCGGCGTGTCCTGGGCTTCTCCCCTGTCATCATTGACAGGCACGTCAGCCGCTTCCTGCTGGCCTTTCTCACAGATGACCTGGGGGGCCTCTGA